One genomic segment of Salinigranum rubrum includes these proteins:
- a CDS encoding pyridoxal-phosphate-dependent aminotransferase family protein, translating to MTEKREYTGDYPDKTLYIPGPTEVREDVIEAMAQPMFGHRMDRMTDLYTTIVEDTKTFLGTDNDVIVLTASGTEFWEAATLNLVDDDVLVATCGSFSERFANVAERLGKDVDRLEYEWGEAVKPEDVREALEASDEGYDVVGCVMNESSTGVRNPIEEIGDVVSEYPDTYFVVDAVSSLGGDYVDIDAHGIDVLFASSQKAFAMPPGLAICVVSDEAYQRELDKESASWYGGFQRCLDYYDRKGQTHSTPAIPIMLAYRQQMKHMLDEGHEGRSERHREMAEYTREWADDHFDMFPEEGYESQTVACIENTQGIDVAATIEEVSETYDMVFSNGYGSALGEKTFRIGHMGEHDVESVERLTDAIEDVAGL from the coding sequence GTGACAGAAAAACGCGAGTACACAGGCGACTATCCGGACAAGACGCTGTACATCCCCGGACCGACCGAAGTGCGAGAAGACGTCATCGAGGCGATGGCCCAGCCGATGTTCGGGCACCGGATGGACCGGATGACGGACCTCTACACGACCATCGTCGAGGACACGAAGACGTTCCTCGGCACCGACAACGACGTCATCGTGCTCACGGCGTCGGGGACGGAGTTCTGGGAGGCGGCGACGCTGAACCTCGTCGACGACGACGTCCTCGTCGCGACGTGCGGCAGTTTCTCCGAACGGTTCGCCAACGTCGCCGAGCGCCTCGGTAAGGACGTCGACCGACTGGAGTACGAGTGGGGGGAGGCGGTCAAGCCCGAGGACGTCCGTGAGGCGCTCGAAGCGAGCGACGAGGGCTACGACGTGGTGGGCTGTGTGATGAACGAGAGTTCGACGGGCGTGAGAAACCCCATCGAGGAGATCGGCGACGTCGTCAGCGAGTACCCCGACACGTACTTCGTCGTCGACGCGGTTTCGTCGCTCGGCGGCGACTACGTCGACATCGACGCACACGGCATCGACGTGCTCTTCGCCTCGTCGCAGAAGGCGTTCGCGATGCCGCCGGGTCTTGCCATCTGTGTCGTGAGCGACGAGGCGTACCAGCGGGAACTCGACAAGGAGTCGGCGTCGTGGTACGGCGGTTTCCAGCGGTGTCTCGACTACTACGACCGGAAGGGTCAGACCCACTCGACGCCGGCGATTCCGATCATGCTCGCCTATCGACAACAGATGAAACACATGCTCGATGAGGGCCACGAGGGGCGGAGCGAACGGCACCGCGAGATGGCCGAGTACACCCGCGAGTGGGCGGACGACCACTTCGACATGTTCCCCGAGGAGGGGTACGAGTCACAGACGGTCGCCTGCATCGAGAACACCCAGGGCATCGACGTGGCCGCGACCATCGAGGAGGTGTCGGAGACGTACGACATGGTCTTCTCGAACGGCTACGGGTCGGCTCTGGGAGAGAAGACGTTCCGCATCGGCCACATGGGCGAACACGACGTCGAGTCGGTCGAGCGACTGACCGACGCCATCGAGGACGTCGCCGGACTGTGA